AACAGGGCGGTGAGGCCCAGCATCTCCGAGGGCACGCCGTCCACCGCCTGAAGCCCCACGGCGAGGCCGAGGGTGACGGTCATGAGGACGCCCGCCACGACGAGATCGCGGCGCGGCAGCGGGGCCCGGCGCAGATAGTGGTCGACCGAGCGGCGCAGTGACCGGTTGGCCTGGAGGCACTGTGCGGCGCCCGACGCGATCAGCGTCCAGCCGAAGAGCTGCGGGGCGAGGTCGTGGCGCAGGCTCAGGCCGATCGGTACCGAGACCCAGCTGAGGAGGAAGATCCACGGCACCAGGTGCCAGGTCATCGTCGACTGGAACTCGACCTTCTCGATCTTGCTGCGCCCGTGCCAGCTCCGCTGCCAGGCCCGCATCCGGCCGACCACGTCCGTCGCCTCCCTCAGTGCCGGGGTTCCCACCGGAACCACCGCCGTACAGCAAACACCGCGAGGACGGTCCAGGCCACCGCGGTGGCGGCGGCGCCGAGCGCGTCACCGGCGGAGAGGTTGCCGGCCCAGCCGCCGCGGACCAACTCGATGACGGGCGAGAGCGGGAGCAGCTCGCAGACCGAGGCGAGCTTGTCGGGCATGACCTCCAGCGGGACGAAGAGGCCGGAGCCGAGCATCGACACGAAGATCAGCGGCATCGACATGACCTGCGCGGACTCGGTGGACCTGCTGAAGCTCCCGGTGACGGCGGCCAGCGCGGCGAACATCACGAGGCCTGCGGCGATGCCGAGGACGACGAGGTGTGGCGCACTCGGCGCTCCCGTGTCGAGGAGGACCGCGCACCCCACGGAGAGGACGAGGCACTGCACGACGCCGATGAGGAGCGAGGGCAGTGCGGCGCCCGCCAGGATCTCGGGGTCCCGCAGCTCGCCGGTGCGCAGCCGCTTCAGTACGAGTTCCTCGCGCCGTGCGACGTAGACGGCGGTCAGCGCCGAGTACACGGCGAAGAGCAGGGAGAAGCCGAGGGCGCTCGGCAGTACGACGGTGCCGACGTCGAGGCCGGTGCCCTTCAGGTCCATGCCGTCGGCGGCCTGCCGCATGGTGAACGGGATGATCAGCGGCACGAACAGCGCCGCGAACAGCGTGCCCTTGCTCCGCCCGAGCAGCGTCATCTCGGAGCGCGCGAGCGCCCGCATGCGCCCCGCGGGGGTCGTCATCGTCATCGTGCTCATACCGCCATCTCCTTGCTCTTCGCGCCGTTCCTGCCGCCCGCGTGCCGCGCGGTCCCCTCGTCGGTGCCGCTCTCGGCGGTGCGCGCGATCCGCAGGAACGCCTCCTCCAGGGACGCCGCCCGCACGTCGAGTCCGGTGAGCTCGACCCGTGCGTCCCTGGCCCACAACAGCAGCCCGGTGGCGGCGCGTTGGAGTTCGTTCGTACGCAGCCTGACCTGCCGCCCGACCGTCTCGTGGCCGCTCACGCCCAGCTCGCCGAGGGGCGGCAGGTCGCCGACGAAGTAGCCGTCGGGCAGCTCGAAGGAGATGTGCGAGGGCTGACTCGCGACCACGTCACGGACGCGTCCCTCGGCGGCGATCCGCCCTTCGTGCAGGATCGCGAGGCGGTCGGCGAGCGCCTCGGCCTCTTCCAGGTAGTGGGTGGTGAGCAGCACGGTCGTGCCGTTGTCGCGCAGGTCCTGCACCAACTTCCAGGTCTCGCGGCGCCCTTCGGCGTC
The window above is part of the Streptomyces venezuelae genome. Proteins encoded here:
- a CDS encoding ABC transporter permease, translating into MSTMTMTTPAGRMRALARSEMTLLGRSKGTLFAALFVPLIIPFTMRQAADGMDLKGTGLDVGTVVLPSALGFSLLFAVYSALTAVYVARREELVLKRLRTGELRDPEILAGAALPSLLIGVVQCLVLSVGCAVLLDTGAPSAPHLVVLGIAAGLVMFAALAAVTGSFSRSTESAQVMSMPLIFVSMLGSGLFVPLEVMPDKLASVCELLPLSPVIELVRGGWAGNLSAGDALGAAATAVAWTVLAVFAVRRWFRWEPRH
- a CDS encoding ABC transporter ATP-binding protein, yielding MTDQVIDVTDLRRVYGGGFEAVRGISFAVGRGELFALLGTNGAGKTSTLELLEGLAAPASGRVRVLGHDPYAERAEVRPRIGVMLQEGGFPAELTVQETARMWAGCTSGAMPVGEALEAVGIGKRSGVRVKQLSGGEKRRLDLAMALLGRPEVLFLDEPTTGLDAEGRRETWKLVQDLRDNGTTVLLTTHYLEEAEALADRLAILHEGRIAAEGRVRDVVASQPSHISFELPDGYFVGDLPPLGELGVSGHETVGRQVRLRTNELQRAATGLLLWARDARVELTGLDVRAASLEEAFLRIARTAESGTDEGTARHAGGRNGAKSKEMAV